A region from the Aegilops tauschii subsp. strangulata cultivar AL8/78 chromosome 5, Aet v6.0, whole genome shotgun sequence genome encodes:
- the LOC109779439 gene encoding uncharacterized protein: protein MPIAMDTGGAPEPEPEEETVVLPHWVVLDRKGNTLCHNSLEAARVAVDKDKTAAPVDMDGGPSCYVTFTLAAPQKGISYLNLHLPEGPPIALDTPPAYAFLRATDNNLVLFDITNPQKKVKEIVLFDISNPSRSCYREPPADLFVYKAGGPRPSVQGLPPFAEYSRRPFLTGDLTTGILQLAEDHFIVADLNVYPKRKGMRAELCVFNSETGKWKIIPKMDPGNGGQFPELWSTDNVLAFDGRFLCWVDYFSGVLLCDFSKNMDAPSLCFVPFLGGKEYRGKVRVERYFPDRFRSVSISQGKLCFVHIDNDFHDRVPGRCRRCLELPDRKRQGQQQQTPQKITIWTLNSEFQWELHRMFNLDSLWAQAGYRDLHIHQRLPEFPTISLDDTDVLCCLLTEEEFDGNGWMIMLDMNHACLRSCESVGMEAHVNRFPNVPLLPTVFCKYLERPTGLLMHVAKYSTNPRSEGMKEFSMSGSVRSASHETFSTSVRRPLDGVWLKGMTSDKYKRTRLSVERKKRKHMRARDDIGQRRA from the exons ATGCCGATCGCCATGGACACTGGAGGcgcgccggagccggagccggaggaggagacCGTCGTCCTCCCTCATTGGGTGGTGCTGGACCGCAAGGGCAACACCCTCTGCCACAACAGCCTAGAAGCTGCTCGTGTGGCTGTCGACAAGGACAAGACCGCCGCTCCGGTCGACATGGACGGCGGCCCCTCCTGCTACGTGACCTTCACCCTCGCGGCTCCTCAAAAAGGGATCTCCTACCTCAACCTCCACTTGCCGGAGGGACCTCCAATTGCCTTAGACACCCCGCCCGCCTATGCCTTCCTCCGGGCAACCGACAACAACCTCGTCCTCTTCGACATCACCAACCCGCAGAAAAAAGTCAAGGAAATCGTCCTCTTCGACATCTCCAACCCGAGCCGGAGTTGCTATCGGGAGCCCCCGGCAGATCTGTTCGTCTACAAGGCCGGCGGTCCTCGCCCCTCGGTGCAGGGTCTCCCTCCCTTCGCCGAGTACAGTAGAAGGCCGTTCCTGACGGGTGACCTCACCACAGGCATCCTGCAGCTCGCGGAGGACCACTTCATTGTTGCCGACCTCAATGTCTACCCCAAAAGAAAGGGCATGCGTGCCGAACTCTGCGTCTTCAACTCTGAGACTGGAAAGTGGAAAATCATCCCCAAAATGGACCCGGGCAATGGCGGCCAGTTCCCCGAACTCTGGTCAACCGACAATGTGCTCGCTTTCGACGGCCGTTTCCTGTGCTGGGTCGACTACTTCAGCGGTGTCCTGCTAtgtgacttctccaaaaatatgGACGCCCCGTCGCTCTGCTTTGTGCCTTTCCTTGGAGGAAAAGAGTACCGTGGTAAGGTACGGGTTGAAAGGTACTTCCCGGACAGATTCCGAAGTGTGTCCATCAGCCAAGGCAAGCTCTGCTTTGTCCACATTGACAATGACTTCCATGACAGAGTCCCTGGTCGCTGCCGCCGATGCCTTGAGCTTCCCGATAGAAAAAGGCAAGGGCAGCAGCAGCAGACTCCCCAAAAAATCACAATTTGGACTTTGAACTCCGAGTTCCAGTGGGAGCTGCACCGCATGTTCAACCTGGATTCTCTCTGGGCGCAAGCTGGTTACCGAGATCTGCACATACATCAGCGTCTTCCTGAGTTCCCAACCATCAGCTTGGATGACACCGATGTTCTGTGCTGCCTGTTAACCGAGGAGGAATTTGATGGTAATGGGTGGATGATCATGCTTGACATGAACCATGCATGTCTGCGGTCATGTGAGTCTGTGGGTATGGAAGCTCATGTTAACAG GTTTCCTAATGTCCCTCTACTCCCAACTGTCTTCTGCAAATACCTTGAAAGGCCAACAG GCTTACTCATGCATGTGGCCAAGTACTCGACCAATCCTCGGAGCGAAGGGATGAAGGAATTCTCGATGTCTGGTTCAGTGAGGTCAGCATCACATGAAACCTTTAGCACTTCCGTTCGTCGGCCTTTGGATGGAGTATGGCTGAAAG GGATGACATCGGACAAATACAAGCGTACTCGTCTTTCAGTGGAGCGTAAAAAGCGTAAGCATATGCGTGCAAG GGATGACATCGGACAAAGACGAGCGTAA